One stretch of Nitrosococcus watsonii C-113 DNA includes these proteins:
- a CDS encoding alpha/beta fold hydrolase, translating into MTNLSNQHVMLKDSRRLGYAEYGDLQGEPLFYCHGFPASRLEARVIDGPARKHGWHIIAVDRPGYGLSDFKPKRRILDWPDDVAELAHILNISSFSLLGMSGGGPYALACAWKIPSCLRGVSIVNSLGPVYQSWAVHEMKWPARLGFGLAKRASRLLPFIYGGIVARALYWFPRLTRSLLTISAPEADSQALKRPDMERFHLGSIQEAFRNGPKGALLDFKLYAHPWGFQLKDISLNIQLWQGEADATVPPSHARYLAKTLPAAQVHYLPNEGHFSVFVNYISNILENLKETRKKPIRQ; encoded by the coding sequence ATGACTAATCTCAGCAATCAACACGTGATGCTCAAGGATAGCCGCCGGCTTGGTTATGCCGAATACGGCGATCTTCAAGGCGAACCTCTCTTTTACTGCCATGGTTTTCCGGCTTCCCGGCTGGAAGCTCGAGTCATTGATGGGCCGGCAAGGAAGCATGGATGGCATATTATTGCTGTTGATCGCCCAGGCTATGGATTATCGGATTTCAAGCCCAAGCGGCGCATCCTTGATTGGCCAGATGATGTGGCTGAACTCGCTCATATCCTGAATATCTCTTCTTTTTCCCTTTTAGGAATGTCAGGAGGAGGTCCCTATGCCCTCGCCTGCGCCTGGAAAATTCCTTCCTGCCTTCGGGGAGTGAGCATTGTTAATAGCCTCGGGCCAGTGTACCAATCCTGGGCAGTCCATGAGATGAAATGGCCGGCTCGCTTAGGCTTTGGCCTAGCCAAGCGTGCATCCCGGCTCTTACCCTTCATCTATGGGGGAATTGTTGCCCGGGCGTTGTATTGGTTCCCCCGGCTGACCCGATCCTTATTGACTATTTCTGCCCCAGAGGCAGATAGCCAAGCGCTAAAACGCCCCGATATGGAGAGATTCCACCTGGGGTCCATACAAGAAGCCTTTCGCAACGGCCCCAAAGGCGCGCTTTTAGATTTTAAACTCTATGCTCATCCTTGGGGATTCCAGTTAAAAGACATTAGTTTAAACATTCAGCTATGGCAGGGGGAAGCCGATGCAACGGTACCCCCCTCCCATGCCCGGTACCTAGCAAAAACGCTACCCGCCGCCCAAGTTCATTATCTCCCTAATGAAGGCCATTTCTCTGTATTTGTCAACTATATAAGCAATATTCTGGAAAACTTAAAAGAAACCCGGAAAAAGCCTATTCGCCAATAA
- a CDS encoding secondary thiamine-phosphate synthase enzyme YjbQ, translating to MKSYRKELWFNVPSRRGFVNITPQVEECLGDSGVKEGLVLVNAMHITASVFINDDESGLHHDYEQWLEKLAPHEPIRQYRHNDTGEDNADGHMKRQIMGREVVVAVSEGRLDFGPWEQIFYGEFDGRRRKRVLVKIIGE from the coding sequence ATGAAAAGTTATCGTAAGGAGCTCTGGTTCAATGTGCCTAGCCGTCGGGGGTTCGTCAACATAACGCCCCAGGTGGAAGAATGCCTGGGCGACAGCGGAGTCAAGGAAGGTTTGGTGCTAGTTAATGCCATGCATATCACCGCCAGCGTTTTTATTAATGATGACGAGTCTGGATTACACCATGATTACGAACAATGGCTAGAGAAGCTCGCGCCCCATGAGCCCATCCGGCAGTATCGACATAATGATACCGGAGAAGATAACGCCGACGGTCACATGAAACGCCAAATCATGGGGCGGGAGGTTGTGGTTGCCGTGTCCGAGGGGCGTTTGGATTTTGGGCCCTGGGAACAAATTTTTTACGGCGAGTTTGACGGTCGCCGGCGTAAACGGGTTTTGGTCAAGATTATTGGCGAATAG
- a CDS encoding O-succinylhomoserine sulfhydrylase, which translates to MPNDNQGEYGFATLAVRAGQQRTGEAEHAEPIFPTSSFVFESAEAAAACFSGEKEGNIYSRFTNPTVRTFEQRLAALEGGERCVATSSGMAAILATCMALLKAGDHIVSSENIFGTTRVLFNKYLARFGVETTFVPLVRMEAWENALRPNTRLLFLETPANPLNEIADIAQLSRLAQAHDCLLVVDNCFCTPALQRPFELGADLVIHSATKYLDGQGRCVGGAVVGDGQRVGEEIFGFLRTAGPTMSPFNAWVFLKGLETLQLRMEALSRQAQTLAEWLEAEPGIARVYYAGLPSHPQHALASKQQSGFGGLVAFELKGGRAAAWKLIDSLKFISITANLGDVKTTITHPATTTHGRLTEEERLTAGISDGLVRISVGLESIEDIKRDLRRGLGGATRG; encoded by the coding sequence ATGCCGAATGATAACCAAGGCGAGTACGGTTTTGCCACGCTAGCAGTGCGAGCAGGGCAGCAGCGTACTGGCGAGGCTGAACATGCCGAGCCTATATTTCCTACTTCCAGCTTTGTGTTTGAAAGTGCCGAGGCGGCTGCGGCTTGCTTTTCGGGAGAGAAAGAAGGGAATATTTATTCCCGCTTCACTAATCCCACAGTCCGGACCTTTGAGCAACGCCTCGCGGCTTTAGAAGGAGGTGAGCGTTGCGTGGCGACCTCATCGGGGATGGCCGCCATTCTTGCAACTTGTATGGCGCTGTTGAAGGCGGGAGATCATATCGTTTCCTCGGAAAATATTTTTGGAACGACGCGAGTTCTTTTCAACAAATATCTGGCCCGCTTTGGCGTAGAAACTACCTTTGTTCCTCTCGTTCGGATGGAAGCTTGGGAAAACGCCTTACGCCCCAATACTCGCTTGCTATTCCTAGAGACGCCCGCCAATCCTCTCAATGAGATAGCGGATATCGCTCAGCTATCCCGTCTAGCGCAGGCCCATGATTGCTTATTAGTGGTGGATAATTGTTTTTGTACCCCTGCTTTACAGCGCCCTTTTGAGCTAGGAGCGGATCTCGTTATTCACTCTGCCACCAAGTATCTTGATGGCCAAGGACGGTGCGTGGGGGGCGCTGTGGTGGGTGATGGGCAGCGGGTAGGAGAAGAAATCTTTGGCTTTTTGCGTACCGCGGGTCCTACCATGAGTCCCTTCAATGCCTGGGTTTTTCTTAAAGGTTTAGAAACCTTGCAATTGCGGATGGAAGCCCTGAGTCGACAGGCTCAGACATTAGCCGAATGGCTGGAGGCAGAGCCAGGGATTGCAAGAGTGTATTATGCGGGCCTGCCTTCCCATCCTCAACACGCGCTGGCCTCAAAGCAACAGTCGGGCTTTGGCGGCCTGGTTGCATTTGAACTGAAAGGAGGAAGGGCGGCTGCCTGGAAACTTATCGATTCCCTTAAATTTATCTCTATTACTGCTAACCTTGGGGATGTTAAAACCACTATTACTCATCCGGCTACCACGACCCATGGCCGTTTAACGGAGGAGGAACGGTTGACAGCAGGTATCAGCGATGGTTTGGTGCGAATTTCCGTGGGCCTGGAGTCCATTGAGGATATTAAAAGGGATCTACGGCGGGGTTTGGGTGGGGCGACTCGGGGCTGA